The Weissella confusa DNA window CTTGTACGAAATTGCATTGAACATGCAAAAGCAAGGTATGGACGATGTTATCTTGAAGCGTTTGGGATTGACGGCTGAACCAGCTGACATGACTGAATGGACAGCTATGATCGAAAAGATCCGCAACTTGAAGAAGAAGTTGAAGATTACGTTGGTTGGTAAGTATGCTGATTTGCAAGACGCATACATTTCAGTTAACGAAGCATTGCGTGCCGGTGGTTACGCAGTTGATGCTGATGTTGAAATCAACGCAATTAACTCAGAAAAGGTTAACGACGAAAACGTTTCTGAATTGTTGGCCGATGCCGATGGTGTTATCGTGCCTGGTGGATTCGGAGCACGTGGAACTGAAGGTAAGATTTCAGCTATCCAATTCGCCCGTGAGAACAATGTGCCATTCTTGGGCGTATGCTTGGGAATGCAATTGGCTTCAGTTGAGTTTGCCCGTCACGTCCTTGGATACGACGATGCTAACTCAATCGAGTTGAACCCAGAGACGTCAGCACCAGTTATCGCGTTGATGAACGACCAAAAGGAAGTTACGGATCGTGGTGGTACTTTGCGTCTTGGTTTGTACCCAGCTGACTTGAAGGATGGTACGTTGACGAAGGACATTTACGAGGGTCAAGATGAGATCCAAGAGCGTCACCGTCACCGTTACGAATTTAACATCGACTACCGTAAGGAATTTGAGGATGCCGGTATGGTCTTCTCAGGTACTTCACCTGACGATCGTTTGATGGAAATTATTGAGTTGCCAGAGAATGACTTCTTCGTGGCTGCCCAATACCACCCAGAATTCTTGTCACGTCCATACCGTCCAGAACCTTTGTACGGTGCCTTTGTGAAGGCTGCGTTGGATAAGAAGGAAGCTTAATTATAGAACTGTAAAAAGGCTAATCTTGCATGTGCAAGGTTAGCCTTTTTCTTTTTCTTGAAAAACTGACGGATAATCATGGTGGTGAGTATATTGTTTTATGTAGCTTTGGCGGTTCCGGTTCTGTGGTTCGTTACTATGTAAAAAGGGTGAACTATATATATGTGAGTGACAAACTTTTACTCACGGCGTGAATAAGACACCGTAAGCAAAAAAGCGAGGAAAACCAATGGGACTATTCATCAAAAGGCTTTCTAAGACTGTCATGCTGACCGCCACGTTGGGGTTGGTGATGCCAGTTTTGCCAACAACAGTATTTGCAGCCACAATTCCAGAACTAGCCACACAAACGGAAATTGGTAGTTCGAAAATTAACTTAACCACTCCGGGACAAATGGAAAAGGCGTTTATCACAGGCGGTGACAGTACACCGTTTAAGAATGGACAAGCTGATTTAACCCAGGGCTTGGAACAACAATTTGGGTCAGCATCATTTAAGTATTCAATTGACGTTTCGCAACCGTTTAAGTTCAAGGGTGTGTTGCGCACTAGCACGGGCGGAAATGCTCCGGGAGGCGGTTGGTTTGGCCCCAAACCTAAGCGCACTGGAGATGCATTTGGTGTCATGATGGCACCTGTGGCGCCGCACGAAATGGGGAATGGATCACGAGGAGGATTATTGGGAATTGGAAAGGATCCAAAGACGGGAACGGGATTTAATAATGCCCATTTTTGGGGAATTGACTTTCACTATAATCAGGAATGGCATGATGCGCCGATTTCAACAAATAATAATTCGCAGTATGCCTCATTTCGAGAAACTAATGCTAATGGTGACCTGCAGTATTACAACCCATCATACGATCAAGGTATGAAGGTTAAGCTAGATAAAAATGGGGATGATGTAGAAATTAACTGGAAACCGACTACGGTTACGGATACGCAAGTAACGGGAACACTATCTTCATCGGCGTTTAAAAATCAATGGTCAAAAACAATTAACGTGTACCGCAACATGGGATTTGGAGTGATTGCAGCAACTGGGCAAGATACATCAACCATGACGGTTGATATGCGTTCGTTTGAATTGCAACTGGGAACCTCCAACGTGACGTTTAAGGGTGTGCCGGCAGCTAATACGGTCGATACATCAGATTTTAAGGCGCCTGTCTTTTCACCGGCAGTCAAGCCGGCGCTGGTTGGTGCGCATGTGACCGTTTTGAGAGACGAAACAGCGCAAGCGGATGCTGCGAAGGATCCTAATTACGACCCAGACTATGTTTACTTGGCGCCTAAAGTTCAGGGTTATGAGTTAGCTGGTAAAAACCATGCAAACTATCTTAACTTTACGATTGGTAACGATGTTAACACCGAATGTGATTTAACGTATGAGAAGACCAGTGATGTGACGGTTAAGTACCAGTATGCAGCCAGTCGCGGACAATACTTTAAGCAGGTAACGCAGTCTGGTTATGATGGTGAAGCATATACAATTGATTCGCCACAACAAGCTGGTTTTACGCCAGCTGTGAAAACCGTTACTGGAAAGTTCGGCGATAAAAAAACGGTGGTTGTCACGTACTACCCAATTTATAACCGACCATTAAATCCATTTAATCCAAAGTGGGAGGACCCGGTCACGCCGGTTAATCCTGGGGATGGGTCCGATGTTCCAACGGACGCAAGCGGTCAATTAACACTTGATTATGCCTCGACTTTTGATTTTGGAAAGCAAAAGATTAGTGCTTTAGACCAAACCTATCATGCGACCGCTCAGACTTTTAGCGATGCAAACCACACTGGGCTGACCACACCGTTGTATGCGCAAGTCACAGATTTACGTGAGCAACCAGGAAAGTGGGCGCTACAGGTAAAGCTAGGTGAGCTGAAAAGTCAAACATCAAATACAACACTGTCGCAAGCCTATTTAGAATTTAAAGGGGCAGCGTTAGCGTCGACTGATGCGAACCAGAAGGGTGTGACAGCAATGGCGGATCAATCAGCGACCTTTGGTGACACCATTCAAATTATGTCGGCTGACAATGTCGGTGTTTGGGGGACGTGGCTAACACGCTTTGGTGGTCAGAATGATTTCGGAACGGATTGTGATGGTCGCAAAACGAATAGTGGTGTTTCGCTAGTTGTACCAGGAACGACCGCTAAGGCTGAATCCTATCAAGCCAATATGAACTGGATGTTAATGAACGTGCCAGGATCGATTAAATAAATCAGAAAACAGACCGATTATGTTTTGATGGGTCTGTTTTTGTATAAGCATATTCCCTTGTTATTCAGTAACTATAAATAAGTAATGAGAACTGTATGGAATATAACGAGTATGATAATTCGGTAATTTTAAAGTAAAAGTTATAGGTTGATATTAGGTGCCGACTTTTCTTGTTATTCATATAAATGTAATGTAGACTTGTACAGTACGTTGTTTAGAAGTTAATAAAACTTCCCGGTTGATGATAATCAATCGGTATGCACGTTACGAATATATGAAACATGAACGGGCCTGATAGGCATAAAAGAAATAAGGCTTTTATAAGGGTGAAAGAATGAAGAAGTTGGTTATCCATGGTGGACGCCGACTCAGTGGTGAAGTGACAGTTGGAGGCGCAAAGAACTCTACTGTTGCCTTGATTCCAGCTGCAATTTTGGCTGAGACACCAGTGAAGTTTGACAGTGTGCCAGATATTCTAGATGTATACAATTTGCAAGTTATCTTGGAGTCAATGAACGTTAAGTCTACTTTTGTAGGCGGCGAATTGATGATTGACCCAACTGATATTGTTGAGGCGGAGTTGCCATCTACGGCAATTAAGTCTTTGCGTGCCTCATACTACTTTATGGGATCTCTATTGGGTCGCTTTGGCCGCGCAACGGTAACGTTCCCAGGTGGTGATAATATTGGACCTCGTCCAATTGACCAACACATCAAGGGGTTTGAAGCCTTGGGTGCAACGGTACGTGAAGAAAACGATACGGTTTACATCACGGCTGAAAACGGTTTGAAGGGTGCTCGCATCTTCTTGGACATGGTCTCAGTTGGTGCCACGATGAACATCATTTTGGCTGCTGTACACGCAGAAGGCACGACCATTTTGGAAAATGCCGCACGTGAGCCAGAAATCATCGACTTGGCAACGTTCTTGAACAACATGGGTGCACAAATCCGCGGTGCTGGAACGGACGTTATTCGTATTACGGGTGTGCCTAAGTTGGAATCAAAGAATACCCACACGATTATTCCTGACCGTATTGAGGCAGGAACTTATTTGGCATTGGCTGCCGCGCAAGGTGATGGTGTTTTGGTTAAGAACATTATTCCGGAGCACTTGGAGTCATTTACGGCTAAGATGATTGAAATGGGTGTGGACTTGGATGTTCGTGAAGACAGCATCTTTGTGCCAAAGGTTGAAAACCTTAAGCCAATCCACATTAAGACGGCACCGTTCCCTGGATTCGCTACTGACTTGCAACAACCAATTACGCCACTTTTGACATTGGCTGAGGGTGAGAGCATTATTTCAGAGACGATTTATCCAGAGCGTACGCGTCACATTCCAGAGCTTCAAAAGCTTGGGGTAGCGATTGAGAATCCTGAGTACGGTGTTATTACTGTTGCTAACAGCAATAACTTCCACGGCGCAAGCGTTGCCGCGGCTGAGATTCGTGCCGGCGCTGCGTTGGTGACGGCTGGATTGATGGCTGATGGTATCACTGAAGTGACAAATGCTGAGCACGTTTTGCGTGGATATGATCACATTATCCACAAGCTAACGATGTTGAATGCGGATATCCAAATAGCAGAAGATTAATGATGAACACACACAATGCGATTCGGCGTTGTGTGTGTTTTAATATATACGGCAAAGCATCAGTCTCGAACATTTGGGACTGGTGCTTTTTTGCGCAGACACTTAATTTTTAAAAATTAAAAAACTGCCACGA harbors:
- a CDS encoding UDP-N-acetylglucosamine 1-carboxyvinyltransferase, with translation MKKLVIHGGRRLSGEVTVGGAKNSTVALIPAAILAETPVKFDSVPDILDVYNLQVILESMNVKSTFVGGELMIDPTDIVEAELPSTAIKSLRASYYFMGSLLGRFGRATVTFPGGDNIGPRPIDQHIKGFEALGATVREENDTVYITAENGLKGARIFLDMVSVGATMNIILAAVHAEGTTILENAAREPEIIDLATFLNNMGAQIRGAGTDVIRITGVPKLESKNTHTIIPDRIEAGTYLALAAAQGDGVLVKNIIPEHLESFTAKMIEMGVDLDVREDSIFVPKVENLKPIHIKTAPFPGFATDLQQPITPLLTLAEGESIISETIYPERTRHIPELQKLGVAIENPEYGVITVANSNNFHGASVAAAEIRAGAALVTAGLMADGITEVTNAEHVLRGYDHIIHKLTMLNADIQIAED
- a CDS encoding WxL domain-containing protein, with the translated sequence MGLFIKRLSKTVMLTATLGLVMPVLPTTVFAATIPELATQTEIGSSKINLTTPGQMEKAFITGGDSTPFKNGQADLTQGLEQQFGSASFKYSIDVSQPFKFKGVLRTSTGGNAPGGGWFGPKPKRTGDAFGVMMAPVAPHEMGNGSRGGLLGIGKDPKTGTGFNNAHFWGIDFHYNQEWHDAPISTNNNSQYASFRETNANGDLQYYNPSYDQGMKVKLDKNGDDVEINWKPTTVTDTQVTGTLSSSAFKNQWSKTINVYRNMGFGVIAATGQDTSTMTVDMRSFELQLGTSNVTFKGVPAANTVDTSDFKAPVFSPAVKPALVGAHVTVLRDETAQADAAKDPNYDPDYVYLAPKVQGYELAGKNHANYLNFTIGNDVNTECDLTYEKTSDVTVKYQYAASRGQYFKQVTQSGYDGEAYTIDSPQQAGFTPAVKTVTGKFGDKKTVVVTYYPIYNRPLNPFNPKWEDPVTPVNPGDGSDVPTDASGQLTLDYASTFDFGKQKISALDQTYHATAQTFSDANHTGLTTPLYAQVTDLREQPGKWALQVKLGELKSQTSNTTLSQAYLEFKGAALASTDANQKGVTAMADQSATFGDTIQIMSADNVGVWGTWLTRFGGQNDFGTDCDGRKTNSGVSLVVPGTTAKAESYQANMNWMLMNVPGSIK
- a CDS encoding CTP synthase yields the protein MTAKYVFVTGGVVSSLGKGIVAASLGRLLKNRGFKIAVQKFDPYINVDPGTMSPYQHGETFVTDDGLETDLDLGHYERFIDINLNKYSNVTSGRVYSEVLAKERRGDYDGATVQVIPHITNALKEKMMRAAETTDADIVITEVGGTVGDIESLPFIEALRQMKREVGAENVAYIHTSLIPYLRAAGEMKTKPTQHSVAELRSLGIQPDMLVVRTEQPITPEMREKLALFTDVAPEAVIESLDVDILYEIALNMQKQGMDDVILKRLGLTAEPADMTEWTAMIEKIRNLKKKLKITLVGKYADLQDAYISVNEALRAGGYAVDADVEINAINSEKVNDENVSELLADADGVIVPGGFGARGTEGKISAIQFARENNVPFLGVCLGMQLASVEFARHVLGYDDANSIELNPETSAPVIALMNDQKEVTDRGGTLRLGLYPADLKDGTLTKDIYEGQDEIQERHRHRYEFNIDYRKEFEDAGMVFSGTSPDDRLMEIIELPENDFFVAAQYHPEFLSRPYRPEPLYGAFVKAALDKKEA